In the genome of Aspergillus luchuensis IFO 4308 DNA, chromosome 2, nearly complete sequence, one region contains:
- a CDS encoding uncharacterized protein (COG:C;~EggNog:ENOG410PVVZ;~InterPro:IPR012951;~PFAM:PF08031;~antiSMASH:Cluster_2.1;~go_function: GO:0016491 - oxidoreductase activity [Evidence IEA];~go_function: GO:0050660 - flavin adenine dinucleotide binding [Evidence IEA];~go_process: GO:0055114 - oxidation-reduction process [Evidence IEA]): MSTVAPTTIPDWFAGNGALVPESVYGSLQTHNIRRINPVVAEMIGRNVASMPSDPGTMLSIHQLRGQSAGEDASKLEHSVFATREPHYMLEILGCGTDEQNAGTSEEWAVKTAKEVAQVDEGNVVSTAYVSLMRLASMKPDEAVKKAFGTNAEVVRELKERFDPENVFALALPALK; the protein is encoded by the coding sequence ATGAGCACCGTCGCCCCTACGACCATTCCGGACTGGTTTGCAGGTAATGGTGCCCTCGTCCCCGAGTCTGTATATGGCTCCCTCCAGACGCATAACATCCGGCGCATCAACCCCGTCGTGGCGGAGATGATTGGGCGGAATGTGGCATCGATGCCGTCGGATCCGGGCACGATGCTCTCAATTCATCAGTTGCGGGGGCAGTCTGCTGGTGAAGATGCAAGCAAGCTTGAGCATTCCGTGTTCGCAACGAGGGAGCCTCATTATATGCTTGAGATTCTCGGATGTGGTACGGATGAGCAGAATGCGGGCACATCTGAGGAGTGGGCGGTTAAGACGGCAAAGGAGGTTGCGCAGGTCGACGAGGGGAATGTTGTGTCCACGGCGTATGTGTCCTTGATGAGATTGGCGAGCATGAAGCCAGATGAGGCAGTCAAGAAAGCGTTTGGTACCAATGCGGAGGTGGTGCGCgagctgaaggagaggtTTGACCCGGAAAATGTCTTTGCGTTGGCGCTGCCGGCGTTGAAGTAG
- a CDS encoding uncharacterized protein (COG:C;~EggNog:ENOG410PVVZ;~InterPro:IPR016167,IPR006094,IPR036318;~antiSMASH:Cluster_2.1;~go_function: GO:0016491 - oxidoreductase activity [Evidence IEA];~go_function: GO:0050660 - flavin adenine dinucleotide binding [Evidence IEA];~go_process: GO:0055114 - oxidation-reduction process [Evidence IEA]), with translation MTGSTPLTALEAFLLSHPSIGYIPPTSAEYVPTASRGWIAGINARPLAIVQPQSPADVAALVKFAKSHAVPFTVRSGGHNLEGRPF, from the coding sequence ATGACCGGTTCCACGCCACTCACAGCCCTGGAGGcctttctcctctcacaCCCCAGCATTGGCTACATCCCGCCCACCTCCGCCGAGTATGTACCCACAGCCAGCCGGGGGTGGATCGCCGGCATCAACGCCCGTCCGCTGGCCATCGTGCAGCCCCAGTCTCCCGCTGATGTCGCAGCGCTCGTCAAATTCGCCAAGTCTCATGCTGTACCCTTTACCGTTCGCTCGGGCGGCCACAATCTCGAGGGTCGCCCGTTTTAG